A DNA window from Flammeovirga agarivorans contains the following coding sequences:
- a CDS encoding glutathione peroxidase translates to MSAQFYNYTAENPQGEEISMSDFEGKVVLIVNTATQCGLTPQFDGLENLYQEFKDKEFIVLGFPCNQFAGQEPLSNDEMVSACRLNHGVTFPLFKKIDVNGGDAHPIYKYLKDVLPGTLVNAIKWNFTKFLIGKDGKPLKRYSPTTKPESIKKDIEKALNA, encoded by the coding sequence ATGAGCGCTCAATTTTATAATTATACAGCTGAAAACCCTCAAGGAGAAGAAATCTCCATGTCTGATTTTGAAGGAAAAGTTGTGTTGATTGTCAACACTGCTACTCAATGCGGACTAACTCCACAGTTTGATGGTTTAGAAAATCTATATCAAGAATTTAAAGACAAAGAGTTTATTGTTTTAGGTTTTCCATGCAATCAATTTGCTGGTCAGGAGCCATTATCGAATGATGAGATGGTATCAGCTTGTCGTTTAAACCATGGAGTAACTTTCCCATTGTTCAAAAAGATTGATGTAAATGGTGGAGATGCTCACCCTATTTATAAATACCTAAAAGATGTATTGCCGGGTACATTGGTGAATGCTATTAAATGGAATTTCACTAAATTCTTAATCGGTAAAGATGGTAAACCATTGAAGAGGTATTCTCCAACGACAAAACCAGAAAGTATTAAAAAGGATATTGAAAAAGCATTAAATGCTTAG
- a CDS encoding DNA polymerase III subunit gamma/tau, which yields MDNFVVSARKYRPNTFQTVVGQEHITNTLKNAVMSNHLAQAFLFCGPRGVGKTTNARILAKTINCDNLTESGDPCNECASCTSFNQNSSLNIVELDAASNNSVEDIRNLIEQVRYAPQPGKKKVYIIDEVHMLSTAAFNAFLKTLEEPPSYAIFILATTEKHKILPTILSRCQIFDFNRIGIKDIVKQLQNIADQEGIKTDEDALHLIAQKADGGMRDALSMFDMIGTFSNNKHVDYQTTVENLHILDYDYYFKLTDYLNKGEASQALLLFDEILRKGFDGHNFINGLCEHFRNILVCKDEVTIELLDVSDNVKQRYSLQAKEVPQSFIMTALNLGSECDVKYKESKNQRLHVELALMKMSHINRAIQLAQIEIKKKD from the coding sequence ATGGATAATTTTGTTGTTTCGGCACGTAAGTACCGTCCGAATACATTCCAAACCGTTGTTGGTCAAGAGCATATCACAAACACATTAAAAAATGCTGTGATGAGTAATCATCTTGCACAAGCATTTCTTTTTTGTGGACCTCGAGGTGTAGGTAAAACAACAAATGCAAGAATCTTAGCAAAAACCATTAACTGTGATAACTTAACAGAATCTGGTGATCCTTGTAACGAATGTGCTTCATGTACAAGTTTTAATCAAAACTCTTCTTTAAATATTGTCGAGCTGGATGCTGCATCTAATAACTCTGTGGAGGATATTAGGAACTTAATCGAGCAAGTACGCTATGCCCCTCAACCTGGCAAAAAGAAGGTATATATTATTGATGAGGTGCACATGTTATCCACTGCAGCCTTCAATGCCTTCCTTAAAACATTAGAAGAGCCACCTAGCTATGCCATCTTTATTTTGGCAACTACTGAAAAACATAAAATCCTCCCTACAATATTATCAAGATGTCAGATTTTCGATTTCAATAGAATTGGCATCAAAGATATTGTTAAGCAATTACAGAATATTGCTGATCAAGAAGGTATCAAAACAGACGAAGACGCTCTTCACCTGATCGCTCAAAAGGCAGATGGTGGTATGAGAGATGCACTTTCTATGTTTGATATGATCGGTACATTCTCCAATAATAAACATGTAGATTATCAAACCACTGTTGAAAATTTACATATCCTTGATTATGACTATTATTTCAAGTTAACTGATTACCTAAATAAAGGTGAAGCTTCTCAGGCACTGCTTTTATTTGATGAGATTCTAAGAAAAGGATTTGATGGTCATAACTTTATCAATGGTCTTTGTGAACACTTTAGAAACATTCTTGTTTGTAAAGATGAAGTAACAATTGAGCTTTTAGATGTTTCCGATAATGTAAAACAACGCTATAGCCTACAAGCAAAAGAGGTTCCTCAGTCTTTTATCATGACTGCCCTTAATCTTGGAAGTGAATGTGATGTTAAATACAAGGAAAGTAAAAACCAAAGACTACATGTTGAATTAGCACTTATGAAGATGTCTCACATCAACAGAGCTATTCAACTTGCTCAAATTGAAATAAAAAAAAAAGACTAG
- a CDS encoding phosphatase domain-containing protein, producing the protein MSKTKILLPLVGFKVQKHLSIEGQLLNFRTGLLDLSKKPESFRRHVSRLWKLYRHNHNQEQKIYGRIREESFEVNLDENGFFRVEYDLINDYTDQELDKYLKFYFDKSCIEEIKVPSITKESVHNISNTKYMVISDVDDTVLITHATSFLKRIPQTLVRHAFKRKEVSEMSKFYREMKNQGAGFFYVSNSEMNLYWIIKLFLETRKFPLGPIYLRYHKNWRDFLLSNRTEGTDQKKNIHKINRISYLIEKFPSHKFLLIGDSGQKDPYTYEEVAKLYPQNISGVMIRDVSKGKRDAEMLQIKEQLKRMNIPFHIFHDPKEAIRIEKRWYNRRVVKQLTRL; encoded by the coding sequence TTGAGCAAAACAAAAATCTTATTGCCTTTAGTTGGATTTAAAGTTCAGAAACACTTATCTATTGAAGGTCAGTTGCTAAACTTCCGAACAGGATTATTGGATCTCTCTAAAAAGCCAGAGAGCTTCAGACGACATGTTTCAAGGTTATGGAAATTATACAGGCATAATCATAACCAAGAACAGAAAATTTACGGAAGAATAAGAGAAGAATCTTTTGAAGTAAATTTAGATGAGAATGGTTTTTTTAGGGTAGAGTATGACCTAATAAACGATTACACAGACCAGGAATTAGATAAATACTTAAAGTTTTATTTCGATAAATCTTGTATAGAAGAGATAAAAGTACCAAGTATCACTAAAGAATCTGTTCACAATATTTCCAATACAAAGTACATGGTGATTTCAGATGTAGATGATACAGTATTGATCACCCATGCCACTTCTTTCTTGAAAAGAATCCCTCAAACTTTGGTAAGACATGCTTTCAAAAGGAAAGAGGTTTCAGAGATGAGTAAGTTTTACAGGGAAATGAAAAACCAAGGGGCAGGCTTTTTTTATGTATCGAATAGTGAAATGAATCTATATTGGATCATAAAGCTATTTCTTGAAACTAGGAAGTTTCCATTAGGGCCTATTTACCTAAGGTATCATAAAAATTGGAGAGACTTTTTATTAAGCAATAGGACGGAAGGAACTGATCAAAAGAAAAATATTCATAAGATCAATAGGATATCATATTTAATAGAAAAATTCCCGTCTCATAAGTTTTTATTAATAGGAGATAGTGGACAAAAAGATCCTTATACTTACGAAGAAGTGGCTAAACTTTATCCTCAGAATATATCCGGTGTAATGATTAGAGATGTTTCAAAAGGAAAAAGGGATGCTGAGATGCTTCAAATTAAAGAACAATTGAAAAGGATGAATATACCTTTCCATATCTTTCATGACCCTAAAGAAGCAATAAGAATAGAAAAGAGATGGTACAATAGAAGAGTAGTAAAACAACTCACTCGATTATAA
- a CDS encoding 4'-phosphopantetheinyl transferase family protein produces the protein MELLDLAKEEASTFAHIKNDKVRRQSISGRAALTHLLGQLDLEYHGIHKNENGKPFLVNSEYSISISHSRHFACAMISLIPKDFIGIDIEMVTPKVLRLISRFANPDELKFAQSTIDGNPQNATVIWTLKEAAYKAFGQLNIEFKSQIKSLFGLNNEIEGIEINTVQGKAHQYSSKIYLHEDFVVSITYQ, from the coding sequence ATGGAACTCTTAGATTTAGCGAAAGAGGAGGCTAGCACTTTTGCACATATTAAAAATGACAAAGTCAGAAGACAAAGTATTTCTGGAAGAGCAGCCCTTACCCATTTGCTAGGTCAACTGGATCTTGAGTACCATGGAATTCATAAAAACGAAAATGGAAAACCATTTCTAGTCAATTCCGAATATTCCATTTCTATCTCACACTCTCGACATTTTGCATGTGCCATGATATCCTTAATTCCAAAAGATTTTATAGGTATCGATATAGAAATGGTCACTCCAAAGGTGTTAAGATTGATTTCAAGATTTGCCAACCCTGATGAGCTAAAGTTTGCTCAATCAACCATTGATGGAAATCCACAGAATGCGACAGTCATATGGACATTAAAGGAAGCTGCCTATAAAGCCTTTGGACAACTAAACATTGAATTTAAATCTCAGATCAAAAGTCTATTTGGCTTAAATAATGAAATTGAAGGTATTGAAATCAATACTGTACAAGGTAAAGCACATCAATACTCGAGTAAAATTTATTTACATGAAGACTTTGTTGTGTCAATCACTTATCAATAA
- a CDS encoding WD40 repeat domain-containing protein: MQRQVLEVNKLAQFGGHKDGLYSLVHFNDNGIFYTAGADGFVVEWDIKNPDQGKMIAKVPNTVYSMCPLIEENQLIIGQNTDGIHHIDLKSGKEIRSLKLTDKAVFAIKRLEDDVFVGTGDGWVYIVSLHSWNVRAKVKVSEESVRSLAVDPSRRIFWAGSSDATIRGYNIENCDEVRELIGHENSVFSLTVSPDYQFLLSGSRDAHLRVWNLDGFIETQHDIVAHMYTINDIVFRKDGRYFVTCSKDKSIKVWRTEDFRLLKVIDKARHAGHGTSVNRLAWIGENTVISVSDDHSASAWTIDGL, encoded by the coding sequence ATGCAAAGACAAGTATTAGAAGTAAATAAACTAGCTCAATTTGGTGGTCATAAAGATGGACTATACAGTTTAGTACATTTTAATGATAATGGTATATTTTATACTGCAGGTGCTGATGGATTTGTAGTAGAATGGGATATCAAAAACCCTGATCAAGGGAAAATGATTGCTAAGGTACCCAACACCGTATATTCAATGTGTCCTCTAATAGAGGAGAACCAGTTAATCATTGGTCAAAATACAGATGGTATTCATCATATTGATTTAAAAAGCGGAAAGGAAATACGCTCTTTAAAACTAACAGATAAAGCTGTTTTTGCCATCAAGAGATTAGAAGATGATGTCTTTGTAGGAACAGGTGATGGTTGGGTTTACATCGTTTCTTTACACTCTTGGAATGTAAGAGCCAAAGTAAAAGTGTCTGAAGAGTCTGTTCGATCATTAGCCGTAGATCCTTCTAGAAGAATTTTTTGGGCAGGGTCAAGTGATGCAACAATACGAGGATATAATATTGAAAACTGTGATGAAGTAAGAGAGCTTATTGGCCACGAAAACTCAGTGTTTAGCCTTACTGTATCTCCAGATTATCAGTTTTTACTAAGTGGTAGTAGAGATGCTCACCTGAGAGTATGGAACTTAGATGGTTTCATAGAAACTCAACATGATATCGTCGCTCATATGTACACAATTAATGATATCGTTTTTAGAAAGGACGGTAGGTATTTTGTAACATGTAGTAAGGATAAATCTATAAAAGTTTGGCGAACGGAAGATTTCCGACTTTTAAAAGTAATTGATAAAGCAAGACATGCTGGCCATGGTACTTCGGTAAATAGATTGGCTTGGATTGGAGAAAATACAGTCATCTCCGTTTCAGATGATCATTCCGCCTCTGCTTGGACAATCGATGGCTTATAA
- a CDS encoding TonB-dependent receptor plug domain-containing protein produces MVFFKRWSRKSYGAFKTLSKEVKICILDIDFQRKAPIVDNTSIHYHRTYDDSLDDDPLLLELIEDIDEEESGNRFFKRSRSPIHSLLTLPLYTIPSLFISQGKHYSNRLQTYIPILFKMKISTTLMTTLFCLLSSFMYAQNSVKDSTEMSEYYLEEVTVNSGRVPQVYSDQARIITFIDAESIQEMPVQSFDQVLGYVAGVDMRSRGPLGVQGDVNIRGGSFDQSLILLNGINMNNPQTGHLNLFLPVDLEAAYAVEVLEGPASRVFGANAFTGAVNVQTKPLDKDNLYAHMMFGDYGLQKYTGRVNLSTEKTRHLVTGSYKKSDGYIDNTDFEDVTFFYHGSYDVKGGTFDLTAGMSDKGFGANSFYTPAYPNQYERNKLYHGSLKFTNNGDIKISPTIYWNRTYDRYELFRDNPAEWYTHHNYHQMDAAGVNVNSIIPSKFGKTSIGFDARYEGIKSNVLGEELNNPIPINGVDNTAYTHGKERFNYSLFLEHNIVLGKFTASAGLMFNYNTQLAESSDGFDVFPGADISYQLSNSVRLFGTVNTAMRIPTYTDLYYAGPTNIGNDSLKEERAVTYEIGSKIDKKGFSGSVSAFRRYGSNIIDWVRTDPNEPWQAQNLTSLTTTGITANAALDFRTLLHEEAFLKNIRMSYIWMTADQSAPDSLASNYVLDQLNHKLTFGLQHGLFIKNLKADWQIVYQDRNGSYTVYDPNGDGYEQAYDPFTTVDLRISYDNKMMYFYAEASNIFDVQYHDIGNIPQPGRWFRAGVRMNLDL; encoded by the coding sequence ATGGTATTTTTCAAACGTTGGTCAAGAAAAAGCTATGGAGCCTTCAAAACACTAAGTAAGGAGGTTAAAATATGTATTCTTGATATCGACTTTCAAAGAAAAGCTCCTATTGTAGACAATACATCAATTCATTATCATAGAACTTATGATGATTCGCTTGACGATGATCCGCTACTATTGGAGTTAATTGAAGATATCGATGAAGAAGAATCAGGTAATCGGTTTTTTAAAAGATCACGATCACCCATTCATTCATTATTGACTCTTCCATTGTATACTATTCCCAGTTTGTTCATTTCACAGGGAAAACACTATTCTAATCGCTTACAAACTTATATTCCTATTCTATTTAAGATGAAAATCTCTACTACTTTAATGACAACACTTTTCTGTCTGTTGTCGTCTTTTATGTATGCTCAAAACTCGGTAAAAGACTCTACCGAAATGTCTGAATATTATTTAGAAGAAGTTACGGTAAACTCTGGTCGTGTTCCTCAGGTATATTCAGATCAAGCAAGAATAATCACTTTTATTGATGCCGAAAGTATCCAAGAAATGCCCGTTCAAAGCTTTGACCAAGTCTTAGGTTACGTCGCAGGTGTGGACATGAGATCTAGAGGTCCTCTGGGTGTCCAAGGTGATGTCAATATTAGAGGTGGTTCTTTTGATCAATCACTGATTTTATTAAATGGCATAAATATGAACAACCCTCAAACAGGACATTTGAATTTATTCTTACCTGTTGATTTGGAGGCTGCTTATGCTGTAGAAGTATTGGAAGGCCCCGCATCGAGAGTTTTTGGTGCAAATGCATTTACTGGTGCCGTTAATGTACAGACAAAACCGTTAGATAAAGATAACCTATATGCCCATATGATGTTTGGGGATTATGGTTTACAAAAATATACTGGTCGCGTTAACCTTTCTACCGAAAAAACAAGACATCTAGTTACTGGATCTTACAAAAAGAGTGACGGTTATATTGACAATACAGACTTTGAAGATGTAACATTTTTCTACCATGGTAGCTATGATGTAAAAGGTGGTACATTCGATCTTACTGCAGGTATGTCAGATAAAGGATTCGGAGCCAATTCATTTTATACTCCTGCCTATCCCAATCAATACGAAAGAAACAAATTGTATCATGGTTCATTGAAATTTACCAATAATGGTGATATCAAGATTAGTCCAACTATTTACTGGAACAGAACTTATGATAGATACGAACTATTTAGAGATAACCCTGCAGAGTGGTACACACACCATAATTACCATCAAATGGATGCTGCTGGAGTTAATGTCAACTCTATCATTCCTTCTAAATTTGGTAAGACTTCAATTGGTTTTGATGCAAGATATGAAGGAATCAAAAGTAATGTATTAGGTGAAGAACTGAATAACCCTATTCCAATTAATGGAGTAGACAATACAGCATATACTCATGGAAAAGAACGATTTAATTATTCATTATTCCTTGAGCATAATATCGTTTTAGGAAAATTCACTGCTTCTGCTGGCCTAATGTTTAATTACAATACACAACTTGCAGAATCTAGCGATGGATTTGATGTTTTCCCAGGTGCAGACATCTCTTACCAGTTGTCAAACTCAGTTCGTCTATTCGGTACTGTAAATACAGCTATGAGAATCCCAACTTATACAGATTTATATTATGCAGGACCTACCAATATTGGTAATGACTCACTTAAAGAAGAAAGAGCTGTTACTTATGAAATTGGTTCAAAAATCGACAAAAAAGGATTTAGTGGTAGTGTCTCGGCTTTCAGAAGATATGGCTCTAATATCATTGATTGGGTAAGAACAGATCCAAACGAGCCTTGGCAAGCACAAAACCTAACAAGTTTAACTACTACGGGTATTACTGCAAATGCTGCATTGGACTTCAGAACTCTATTGCATGAAGAGGCCTTCTTAAAGAACATTAGAATGTCTTATATCTGGATGACTGCAGACCAGAGTGCTCCTGACAGCTTGGCTTCAAATTATGTTTTAGATCAACTGAATCATAAACTTACTTTTGGATTACAACATGGATTATTTATCAAGAACCTAAAAGCTGATTGGCAAATTGTTTACCAAGATAGAAATGGTTCTTACACTGTTTATGATCCAAATGGTGACGGCTATGAACAAGCATATGATCCATTTACAACCGTAGACCTTCGTATTAGCTATGACAATAAAATGATGTATTTCTACGCAGAAGCATCTAACATATTCGATGTTCAGTACCATGATATTGGAAACATCCCACAACCAGGAAGATGGTTTAGAGCGGGTGTAAGAATGAACTTAGATCTATAA
- a CDS encoding SDR family oxidoreductase, which translates to MIVVTGGSKGIGRAIIDKFAEDKKNIVVCARNLDALAQVKSEVEEKYGVKVYTFSADVSKKEECTSFIKFVKDIDETVEVLVNNAGVFVPGSIHDEEEGAFEMMMQTNMYSTYYITRGLIGDMIEKKHGYIFNIASVASFMAYTNGGSYAISKHAMLGFSKCLREEMKPHNIKVTSVMPGATYTASWAGVDLPEDRFMKSKDIADLVFTAYKLSDSACVEDLIVRPQLGDI; encoded by the coding sequence ATGATCGTAGTCACTGGTGGCTCTAAAGGTATAGGTAGAGCTATAATTGATAAATTCGCCGAGGATAAAAAAAATATTGTTGTTTGTGCTCGTAATCTTGATGCTTTAGCACAGGTGAAGTCTGAAGTTGAAGAGAAATATGGAGTAAAAGTATATACTTTCTCAGCTGACGTTTCCAAAAAAGAGGAATGCACTTCTTTTATCAAGTTTGTTAAAGATATTGATGAAACTGTAGAGGTTCTTGTTAACAATGCAGGAGTGTTTGTACCAGGTTCTATTCATGATGAAGAGGAAGGAGCATTTGAGATGATGATGCAAACCAATATGTATTCGACCTATTATATCACAAGAGGATTAATTGGTGATATGATCGAGAAGAAACATGGTTATATCTTTAATATTGCTTCCGTAGCTTCTTTTATGGCGTATACAAACGGAGGTTCTTACGCTATCTCTAAACATGCGATGCTAGGTTTTTCTAAATGTTTGAGAGAGGAAATGAAACCTCACAATATTAAAGTTACTTCTGTGATGCCAGGTGCAACTTATACAGCAAGTTGGGCAGGGGTAGATCTTCCAGAAGACAGGTTTATGAAATCGAAAGATATTGCAGACTTGGTTTTCACAGCTTATAAATTATCTGATAGTGCTTGTGTAGAAGACTTAATTGTCCGACCACAATTAGGAGATATTTAA
- the pyrE gene encoding orotate phosphoribosyltransferase: MENTIAKKVASLLLEINAIKIRPNDPFTWASGWKSPIYCDNRLSLSYPQARTYIKHALCAKIQEQFSDAEAIVGVATAGIPQGALIADALGLPFAYVRSKPKGHGMTNMIEGELKEGAKVVVIEDLISTGGSSLKAAAALQEAGIEVLGMAAIFTYGFDLSVNNFKEAGIPLVTLSNYDAMLELALEQDYIQSEDIDSLKSWRVSPSEWGK; encoded by the coding sequence ATGGAAAACACAATTGCAAAAAAAGTAGCATCACTTTTATTGGAAATCAACGCGATCAAAATCCGTCCAAATGATCCTTTCACATGGGCATCTGGTTGGAAATCGCCAATTTATTGTGACAATAGACTGTCTTTGTCATATCCACAAGCAAGAACTTATATCAAACATGCTCTTTGTGCTAAAATCCAAGAGCAGTTCTCTGATGCTGAAGCTATTGTTGGTGTAGCAACAGCGGGTATCCCTCAAGGTGCATTGATTGCTGATGCATTAGGTCTTCCTTTCGCTTATGTACGTTCTAAGCCTAAAGGACATGGGATGACAAATATGATTGAAGGTGAATTAAAAGAAGGTGCCAAGGTTGTGGTTATTGAAGATTTGATTTCTACAGGTGGATCTTCATTAAAAGCAGCAGCAGCATTACAAGAAGCTGGTATTGAAGTTTTAGGTATGGCTGCCATCTTTACTTATGGTTTTGATTTATCTGTCAACAACTTTAAGGAAGCAGGTATTCCTTTAGTTACTCTTTCTAATTACGATGCAATGTTAGAATTAGCTTTAGAGCAAGACTACATTCAATCTGAAGATATTGATTCATTAAAATCATGGAGAGTTTCTCCTTCAGAGTGGGGAAAATAA
- a CDS encoding RecQ family ATP-dependent DNA helicase encodes MREGFLQILNKFWGYNEFRPLQEEIISSAYLGKDTLALLPTGGGKSICFQVPGIARKGVCIVITPLIALMKDQVEQLNKRGIPAKALYSGLNKREIDILLENVVQGSVKFLYVSPERLRTKIFLDRIPRMKIGLLVVDEAHCISQWGHDFRPQYLKIGELREQLKDVPCMALTATATEKAQKDIIEHLQFSEKYNFFRGSFNRPNLSFSVFHEVDMQVKLLKVLRGVEGSAIVYVRTRKMAKEVTQLLLSNNINADFYHGGLLTEQREVKQNSWINGHTRVIVATNAFGMGIDKSDVRLVVNMGSPENLEAYYQEAGRAGRDGEKAYAVLLVRNDQKRRILEWVEQRHPNDKFLRKVYQHLGNLYRLAVGSGEMSSFDFYLKPFIQKYELPPQETYYALKRLEEQGIILFNESVFHDPTIMIKVSAEDFYAYLIRHPHHELLMKGVLRMYGGELYNSFVKIDEKDIAMTNGIPLDKVTFYLQELHKLDLINYQPKKDKPQITFVLPRHLPERLPIDRKLLSQRKQQDFSRAKAMIHFIDNKKKCRSISIREYFGDYEGENCGICDNCLAKKKAQVWEEKVENMEKSILDVIKEEPLSLHELENVLMPVDLSGFTNTLSELFERGKLKWNNEKKISCL; translated from the coding sequence ATGAGAGAGGGCTTCTTACAGATATTAAATAAATTTTGGGGGTATAATGAATTTAGACCTTTACAAGAAGAAATAATCAGTAGTGCATACTTAGGAAAAGACACTTTGGCACTTCTACCAACAGGTGGAGGAAAGTCGATTTGTTTTCAAGTTCCAGGAATTGCAAGGAAAGGAGTATGTATTGTGATTACACCTCTAATTGCCTTGATGAAAGATCAAGTTGAACAATTAAATAAAAGAGGAATCCCTGCGAAGGCTCTTTATTCAGGTTTAAATAAAAGAGAAATTGATATTCTTCTAGAGAATGTTGTACAAGGGAGTGTTAAGTTTCTTTATGTCTCTCCTGAAAGGTTAAGAACGAAGATATTCTTAGATAGAATTCCTCGAATGAAAATAGGTCTTCTTGTTGTGGATGAAGCTCATTGTATTTCACAATGGGGACATGATTTTAGACCTCAATATTTAAAAATTGGAGAGTTAAGAGAGCAATTAAAAGATGTGCCTTGTATGGCACTCACAGCAACTGCTACAGAAAAAGCACAAAAAGATATCATAGAACACCTTCAGTTCAGTGAGAAATATAACTTTTTTAGAGGAAGCTTTAATCGACCAAATTTATCTTTTTCTGTTTTTCATGAAGTAGATATGCAAGTAAAACTTCTCAAAGTTTTAAGAGGGGTTGAAGGGAGTGCTATTGTTTATGTCAGGACTAGGAAAATGGCAAAAGAAGTGACGCAATTGCTGTTAAGTAATAACATTAATGCTGACTTCTACCATGGTGGCTTGCTCACTGAACAAAGAGAAGTGAAACAGAATTCTTGGATTAATGGGCATACAAGAGTAATTGTAGCAACTAATGCATTTGGTATGGGTATCGATAAGTCAGATGTCCGTCTGGTAGTGAATATGGGCTCTCCGGAGAACTTGGAAGCATATTATCAAGAAGCCGGAAGAGCGGGAAGAGACGGTGAAAAAGCTTATGCAGTACTTTTAGTCCGAAATGACCAAAAAAGAAGAATTTTAGAATGGGTAGAACAAAGACACCCAAATGATAAATTTTTAAGAAAAGTATATCAACACTTAGGAAACCTCTATCGATTAGCAGTAGGAAGTGGAGAAATGTCTTCTTTTGATTTCTATTTGAAGCCTTTTATTCAGAAATATGAATTGCCACCACAAGAAACTTACTATGCATTAAAAAGGCTTGAAGAACAAGGTATTATCCTATTCAATGAAAGTGTTTTTCATGATCCGACGATCATGATTAAAGTCTCAGCAGAAGACTTCTACGCTTACTTAATTCGCCATCCTCATCACGAGTTACTGATGAAAGGAGTATTGCGAATGTATGGTGGAGAATTATATAACTCTTTTGTAAAAATTGATGAGAAGGATATTGCAATGACGAATGGTATTCCATTAGATAAAGTCACCTTTTACCTTCAAGAATTACATAAACTTGACTTAATAAACTATCAACCTAAAAAAGATAAACCACAAATCACTTTTGTCTTACCTAGACATTTACCAGAAAGGTTACCAATAGATAGAAAATTACTGTCTCAACGAAAACAGCAGGATTTTTCAAGGGCAAAAGCCATGATTCATTTTATCGATAATAAGAAGAAATGTAGGAGTATTAGTATTAGAGAGTACTTTGGAGATTATGAAGGAGAAAACTGTGGAATTTGTGATAACTGCTTAGCAAAGAAGAAAGCACAAGTGTGGGAGGAGAAAGTAGAAAATATGGAAAAGTCTATTCTTGATGTAATTAAAGAAGAGCCTTTATCATTACATGAATTGGAAAATGTTTTAATGCCAGTAGACTTGTCTGGTTTTACAAATACATTAAGTGAATTGTTTGAAAGAGGAAAGTTGAAATGGAATAACGAAAAGAAAATCAGTTGTTTATAA